The genomic DNA tatcaaagcgagtttccccataggaaataatggaaactcgctttgatacgttcctccccctccccccccacgagaaccggcattgctcccccccccgccgcttcttaccgccatctgggcaccggcatgtcctgtgcgttggtgccagtgcccgaagatcggcctcctcttctgctgggccttgagtatctgcacatgctcaaggcctgcgagttcacgttctctccgagatagaACGTGAACtcgtaggccttgagcatgcgcagatgctcaaggccagcagaagaggaggccgatctttgggcaccggcaccaacacacaggacatgctggtgccggtgcccagatgatggtaagaagcggcggtggggtgcccaatcgcagcagggggggtgctggggcgctcgtaaatcaagccacactcggtttccgaggcgccgattttgcgaatgttttgctcgtcttgcaaaacattcgcaaaccgaggtaccactgtatatctggCTGTCATCTGAACATCCACTCACCCAATCCTGGTATAAAAAAGCCATCCGTCTCTCATGCTCTCGTTCCCGCTCTCGCTCCTGGCGCTGTTTCTCTTCTCGTTCCATCTCAAGCTCCATATGCCGCTGCTCCAGGTGCATTCGTTCCAGTTCCAAAAGTACAGTTACATCCAGTGCTTGTGGCAATGAATTCACCCTTCGATCTGACTCATCAGGTTCGTAGACCACACATTGTTCCGAGACACTGGTGCTGTTGGTCTGAGAACACAACTCGCTGGAATCTTTGTCGTTCTTTGTTGCCTGATTTTCCTGGTCTTTGGCGATCAGCAGCATCACCAATGCTTCTTTCTCCTGGGATTTCACTTCTATCCCTCTGGAGCTGCACAGTTCTTGCAGTTCTAGCACCGTCAACTTATAGTAGTCTGGTGGCATCTTTTCTAATTACTAGACCCTTAAACAAAAAATCCA from Geotrypetes seraphini chromosome 9, aGeoSer1.1, whole genome shotgun sequence includes the following:
- the TMEM243 gene encoding transmembrane protein 243 isoform X1, whose product is MPPDYYKLTVLELQELCSSRGIEVKSQEKEALVMLLIAKDQENQATKNDKDSSELCSQTNSTSVSEQCVVYEPDESDRRVNSLPQALDVTVLLELERMHLEQRHMELEMEREEKQRQEREREREHERRMAFLYQDWDRVINLAVGLLTSLLVIVTLISAFVFPHLPPKPVNVFFAVCIFLTSVTALILIVWYRQGDLEPKFRNLIYYILFSVVMLCICANLYFHELGK
- the TMEM243 gene encoding transmembrane protein 243 isoform X2, with protein sequence MPPDYYKLTVLELQELCSSRGIEVKSQEKEALVMLLIAKDQENQATKNDKDSSELCSQTNSTSVSEQCVVYEPDESDRRVNSLPQALDVTVLLELERMHLEQRHMELEMEREEKQRQEREREREHERRMAFLYQDWDRVINLAVGLLTSLLVIVTLISAFVFPHLPPKPVNVFFAVCIFLTSVTALILLRHLVKSRRTH